Within the Natranaeroarchaeum sulfidigenes genome, the region TATGCTTGTAGGCGTCATCTCGGACACGCACGACAACGTATCGGCTGTAAACCGCGCGGTATCGGTCTTCGAGAAACGAGGTGTCGAGACGGTCATCCACTGTGGCGACGTGATCGCACCACCCGTCGTTCCCCATTTCGATGGGCTGGAAGTCCACGCCGTTCTCGGGAACAACGACGGCGAGCTCGACGGCCTGGAGTCCGCTTTCCGTCAGCTCGGGAACGGAAGCAAACTCCACGGGCGGTTCACCGAACTGGAGTTCGACGGGATGACGTTCGCCGTGCTTCACGGTGAGAGCTTGGACGACATCGAGGCGCATGCTGCGTCGGGCGAGTACGAGTACGTCTGTTACGGCCACCACCACGTCGCCGAGGAACGCGAGGTCGACGGGACCACGGTGCTGAACCCGGGTGCTCACTTCCCCACGGTGCCGGACGAACACCGCAGTATCGCGATCGTCGACACCGAGAGCGACGACGTCGAGTTCGTCGCCGTCGAGGAGTGAACCACTGAGTGTCATCCCGAACACAATGGACAAACAGGACCTCCGCGAGTGCATCTGGGACGAGCTAGAGGAGAGTGGCGACGCGCGGTTCCCATTTCCGCCACATGGCCGGATTCCCAATTTCGCGGGCGCTGACGAGGCCGCACAGCGGCTCTCTGAGCGACCCGAGTGGAGCGCCGCCGAAACCATCAAAATCAATCCCGACTCGCCTCAGCGTCCGGTCCGACAGCGAGCACTCGAAGCTGGGAAGACGCTGTACATGGCGGTCCCGCGGCTCCGCGACGCCGACTGTTTTCTCCGACTCGATCCGGACGAGATCGACGACTACCATCGGGCGACGACGATCGCCGGATCGAGCGAACTCGGCATCCAGATCGGTCCCGACGCAGTCGAGTCGGTCGACCTGATCGTCTCCGGGAGCGTCGTCGTCAACGAAGCAGGGGCACGGATCGGCAAAGGTGAGGGATACAGCGACCTGGAGTACGCACTACTGGATGCGCTCGGGCTCGTCGACGACACGACGCCGGTCGTTACGACCGTCCACGAGTTACAGGTCGTCGACGAGGCGGTTGCGGTCGACGAACACGACGTCCCACTCGATCTAATCGTGACGCCGGAACGAGCTATCGAAACGAACACGAGCTACGATCGATCGGACGGGATCGACTGGTCGGCGCTCGACGACGACCGGATCGAAGAGATGCCGGTCCTGCAGGAGCTCCGGGACGGCTAGCAGGGGTGGCCACGGTTGGGCGAGCAGGCGACACAGCGCGTCCCGATGTGATGTGTCGCGCTACTGCAGTCCACAGCGGGTGAGTTGACGGGGAATACCGAGGGATTGCCACGGTTTCATATATATACCTGTGTGCGCCGATTGTCAGGGGCTACAACGGCGTCGCCAGCGCCCAGCAGTCGGTCGTCGGATCGATCCGGTGGGGTTCCGCGCCACGTTCGGCGAGGATCCCCGCGTGGTAGAGCAACGCTTTGAGCTGGAACGTCGTCGCCGAGTGATAGACGTTTCCGTCGGCAAGGGCTTCCCGGTCGAGCGTATTCTCGTCGGCGAACACTCGCTCGCGGGCGTCGTCGGTCCCGCGAACGAACAGCTCGACCGCGAAGGCTGGATGGTGTTCGTGCAGGTGGACCACCAACTGGCGCAGCGATGGGGCGGATATTCCGTCGTCGGCAAGTGACTGTAGCTCCTCGACCAGCAGGGGCGTCGCGGGGTACTCGGAGAGCACACGACGGGTGAGCTGACCCCACGCTGGCGCCTGCTCGGCGAATCGCTGTCGAGTCCGTCGCCAGTCGTCGAACTGAGCCAGGGCGTCACCCAGTGATCCATCGGCCCGTTCGAGCGCGAATCGAACGACTTCACGCCCGAGTGGTGTGACGTGAACGTCACCGTCAGGAACTGACTCGATCAGACCGAGAAACCCCGCGCCGGTTCGGGCACTGTCGACTGCTCCGACAACGTATTTCTCTATCAACTCCGCGGTGGGACCGTCGTGATGGACCGCCAGCGGGTATGCGAGGTAGTTCTTCGGGTGGTTCAGACCGAACGACTGATCGGCAACACCCTGTGCAGTTGTCTGAAACCGGATCGCGCTGGCGGTCGTCGGTGACTCCGCACCGACGAGCCGTGGCGCTTCGAGTACATCGACGTCGCCGCCCGCTGCGACGCCGAGCACGCCGACGTTCAGGTCCTGCGCAAGGGATTGTGCTGCGGCGCTGATCGCGTCCTGTGGCGCGGCGAGATAGGCGGCATTGGCCTCCGCAATTCGGTCGTGAGCCTGTACGATTCCCTGTTCGATGTCGACGTAGTCGTCCTCACGATACCCCTTCGCCTCGACCGCGATCAGCGGCGGGTGGTCACGCGTTGGCTCGCCAAAGACCCATTCGTCGTCGAGCCACCCCACGCCGACGAGATCGGGATAGCCCGTGCCGATTTCGACCCTGTTGAACGGCGACAGCGACTCGGTGATTCGGGGGTCGACGCGTCGCTCGGCGAGCCACCGGTCGGTCGCGAACTGTGTGTCGACGACTGCGTAGCCATGCTCCCGATTATCCCCGGGAAAGAGGGCGCGTTTCGTGTGGGCGAGTACTTCGGGTTCCGTTGGCCCGATCTCGCCAGTCCGTACTGGCATCTCGTGTTCGGTTTCGGCCTGTGGTAAGTATAGCTGTCGGCTAGCCGAACTGATCGAGACCGGTCTGGGGGTCACTCTCGGGCGCGTCTACCGGCTCGATGATCCCGGGAGAGTCGTTTCTGGGATCGTTCACCGCAGCGGAGATCGGGTACCTCTCGAAGTCGTCACCCGAGTGGGGGTCGAGCAGTTCCGCTTTCGACTGTGGCGACTCGCTCAACCACGTCCGCTCCTCGTCGGCGTCGAAGACGACAGGCATCCGGTGGTGGAGCGGTTCCATGAGCGCGTTCGGGGTTGTCGTCAGCACCGTCACGGTGGTCGTCGAGTGATCGCCGTCGCTCCAGCGTGACCAGAGACCGGCCATCGCGAACGGCTCCCCATCTACCCGTTCGACCCGGAACGGTTGTTTGCCGTCGGTACGCTCCTGCCACTCGTAGAAGCCGTCCGCAAGCACGAGACAGTGTCCCCCGGTCGGGCGCTCCGCGT harbors:
- a CDS encoding metallophosphoesterase; its protein translation is MLVGVISDTHDNVSAVNRAVSVFEKRGVETVIHCGDVIAPPVVPHFDGLEVHAVLGNNDGELDGLESAFRQLGNGSKLHGRFTELEFDGMTFAVLHGESLDDIEAHAASGEYEYVCYGHHHVAEEREVDGTTVLNPGAHFPTVPDEHRSIAIVDTESDDVEFVAVEE
- a CDS encoding 5-formyltetrahydrofolate cyclo-ligase, with the translated sequence MDKQDLRECIWDELEESGDARFPFPPHGRIPNFAGADEAAQRLSERPEWSAAETIKINPDSPQRPVRQRALEAGKTLYMAVPRLRDADCFLRLDPDEIDDYHRATTIAGSSELGIQIGPDAVESVDLIVSGSVVVNEAGARIGKGEGYSDLEYALLDALGLVDDTTPVVTTVHELQVVDEAVAVDEHDVPLDLIVTPERAIETNTSYDRSDGIDWSALDDDRIEEMPVLQELRDG
- a CDS encoding SOS response-associated peptidase, which codes for MCGRSSLFAAPSTIEERFEVSISADFQPSYNIAPEDEIPVIRDELSGHVKLCSWGFVPHWADDPGEWNGLINARTETVDEKPAFRDAFTRNGQADAERPTGGHCLVLADGFYEWQERTDGKQPFRVERVDGEPFAMAGLWSRWSDGDHSTTTVTVLTTTPNALMEPLHHRMPVVFDADEERTWLSESPQSKAELLDPHSGDDFERYPISAAVNDPRNDSPGIIEPVDAPESDPQTGLDQFG